From the genome of Alicyclobacillus sp. SO9:
ATTTGAAAATCAGCTAGAAACTCAAGCAAGAGTGACTCGAATGCCATATCTGTCCTGTCAACCTCGTCTATGAGCAACACGGCTCCCCTTTGTGAAAGCAACGCTTTCATCAATGGTCGAGGCAAAAGGTAGTCTGCGGTAAAAATATCTGCGTCCTCGTTGCGCCGCAACTCGACAAGTTGTCTGTGATAGTTCCAGTCGTAGAGGGCTTGCGTGTCATCAAGTCCTTCGTAGCACTGGAGCCGAATCAGCTCCCGATTCAAAACGGTTGCCATGGCTTGTGCCAATGCGGTTTTGCCCACGCCCGCAGGGCCCTCTAATAACAGGGGTCGACTCATGTCCAGTGCCAGTAACGTCATTTCAGACAACTTCTCATCTGCCAAATATCCAGTGTCTCGAAGCCTGCTTTGCAATTCAACACGACTCGTAAGGGTCTTCATACTACGCCTTGGATGCCTCATTAGCTGACTGTAAAACGTGGTTAAAAAACTGGTTGATAAGCATTCTTGCCACACCGGAGAGCATCCGCTGACCGACGCCTGCCACAGTGCCCCCGACTTTAGCTTCACCGTTATAGGAAAGAGTCGTGCCATTGTCCGCGGGGGCAAGAGTCATCTTGACGTCAGCGTCCATGAAACCAAGTTGCCCTTCACCATGTACAACCAATCGGTAACCCTTGCCGGGATGAACATCTTTCAGGTCGAGTTGCCCGTCGTACGCACCTTTAATACCGCCTACTCCAACCTCCATAGAAGCCTTAAAAGAGTGTTCTGTAATGCGCTCCAGTGACTTCATCCCCGGCATAGCCTTGACAATCACGTCAGGATTCGTGAGTAACTTGAACGTGTCTTCCGGGGATGTCGGAAAATCTTTCGTACCTGAGACGAGCATGGACTCCCTCCTACATTTTTGATAGGTCTCATATAGCTGTGAGAATATACACGTTCATTTTATCAGAGTTGTGAATTTAATTTGAAATTTTATGTGAAGATGAGTGTGGGACATCCCTTGGCTCGATTCTTGCCGGTCCATGTGCAACATCATGAAGGTCAAGGCGATACAAGAGAAACTCTTCTCCGCTGTGACTGATATGGGTTCTCTGAAGCTTCCAGCCAAATTTTTCGTAAAATGCACCAGCTCCATTCATACCTGCTGGCGCTGTCACCAAATCGATATAGCGCACGCCTCTCTCTATGGCCAACGATTGGTATGAAAGGATTAGGGACGTGCCCACACCGGCAGATTGTACGTCGCTGTTTACGAATAAGTGAGTGATATCACTGACCTTGGTAACAAGGGAAGTTGTAATGACGGCATCCGTCTTTGCATTTCTCTTTATACTCCGGAGAACCCCTTGGGTATAGCGTCTTATCCGGGTTCGTACAAGCTCTTTGGCCAGTTTCGCGTGAAGCAGAGCTTGAATGGAAATTAGAAACGCGAAATACACACCGTGACGGCGAGTCAAGTAACGATAGTGAAGGGACGGGTTTAACGTTCCAAGTAATGCGCCCAGTATCATATCTGTGTCCTCATCCACTGCAACCAGCGCCACTGCATGTTTGCTGTCTGCAAATGCACGATAGTAGCGTTTCAAGAAGCGGGGCCCAAATCGAACAATAAACTCTTCGCTTAACATCTCCTGATGGAGTTTGGCGACCACATCCAGGTCATTCCTATCCACCGCGCGCACGGCAATTCTGCTCATATGTACCTCCGTAGTATTGCTCGAATTTATCCTTAATCTGGACAGAACGGCAAATAATAATGCAAACAAATAAAAAAGAGTGAGAAGTCGCTAGAAACCCACTCATAACCGTGTTGCCATTCTCGAATCTGCGCGTTGAACCACTCACTGCACCAGCAATTGCCAACCTGCTATAATTAAAAAAATACGACTTCAAACGGATGCATTGAGACGAACTGACATCCACGTCTAGCAAGGAACAGTACATGATGGAGAAGGTGAACATGAGTATGACGGAGTCATTCAAGGGTGTTGCAGCATCCGCAGGAGTTGCCATTGGCATAGTGCACATTTATCGAACTCCAAGCCATAATGTCACCCCTACTATTGTCAGTGATTCGGAACGTGAAGCGGTTCGCTTTTTAAAGGCGATTGAGGATGCCGTGACAGAAATCGAAGAAATTAAAGAAAAAATTGCCGCCGACCCAACGATTGATGCAGAGCACGGTAAGATTATTGAAGCACATAGAATGATTTTGAAGGATCCAGCGTTTGCGGACAGCATCGCGGAGCAAATTCGGAGTACTTCTAAAAACGCAGAAGCTGTACTGCGGGATAAGACCGACGAACTTGTTGCCATGTTTGAAACCATGGACGACGAGTATATGCGGCAGCGAGCATCCGACATACAAGACATTTCGGGCCGCGTAATGGCCAAGTTGTTTGGTCTTTCTTACGGATTTAATGCAAGTGAATCGACAGATATCATTCTTGTTGCCGATGACTTACACCCGTCAGACACCATCGAACTCGACTTGACACGCGTGAGAGGATTTGCAACAGACGTCGGAGGTCGTACTTCTCACACTGCGATAATGGCTCGAACCAGGGGGATTCCCGCAGTTGTAGGAGCCCAAGCCCTTTCTGAAACAGCTGTTGACGGTATGGTTGCGATTGTTGACGGCGGCTCCGGTGAGGTGCATCTGAATCCAACTTCAGACGAGATATCATTCTACGAGGCCAAGGCGCGTACAGATGCAGATAAGCAGCGTCAGCTCCACCAATTACTCAATGAGCCCTCCACAACCACTGATGGATTCTGCGTCGAACTAGCTGCCAATATTGGAGTGCCCGAAGATGCAATCGCAGCAATGGAGAATGGTGCTGAAGGAGTAGGCCTAT
Proteins encoded in this window:
- a CDS encoding MoxR family ATPase; the encoded protein is MKTLTSRVELQSRLRDTGYLADEKLSEMTLLALDMSRPLLLEGPAGVGKTALAQAMATVLNRELIRLQCYEGLDDTQALYDWNYHRQLVELRRNEDADIFTADYLLPRPLMKALLSQRGAVLLIDEVDRTDMAFESLLLEFLADFQISVPEWKTVSTNVAPVVVLTSNRVRPLSDALRRRCLYQFLDWPNLSSETDIVASHVPGLPLDAVKRIVQAVQTLRSWDLMKLPGISESIDWAKAYFYNQPVDFSEEWMGATLGCVIKDVSDWEMVLGRLSKLLDGV
- a CDS encoding CoxG family protein — its product is MLVSGTKDFPTSPEDTFKLLTNPDVIVKAMPGMKSLERITEHSFKASMEVGVGGIKGAYDGQLDLKDVHPGKGYRLVVHGEGQLGFMDADVKMTLAPADNGTTLSYNGEAKVGGTVAGVGQRMLSGVARMLINQFFNHVLQSANEASKA
- a CDS encoding N-acetyltransferase translates to MSRIAVRAVDRNDLDVVAKLHQEMLSEEFIVRFGPRFLKRYYRAFADSKHAVALVAVDEDTDMILGALLGTLNPSLHYRYLTRRHGVYFAFLISIQALLHAKLAKELVRTRIRRYTQGVLRSIKRNAKTDAVITTSLVTKVSDITHLFVNSDVQSAGVGTSLILSYQSLAIERGVRYIDLVTAPAGMNGAGAFYEKFGWKLQRTHISHSGEEFLLYRLDLHDVAHGPARIEPRDVPHSSSHKISN
- the ptsP gene encoding phosphoenolpyruvate--protein phosphotransferase, giving the protein MSMTESFKGVAASAGVAIGIVHIYRTPSHNVTPTIVSDSEREAVRFLKAIEDAVTEIEEIKEKIAADPTIDAEHGKIIEAHRMILKDPAFADSIAEQIRSTSKNAEAVLRDKTDELVAMFETMDDEYMRQRASDIQDISGRVMAKLFGLSYGFNASESTDIILVADDLHPSDTIELDLTRVRGFATDVGGRTSHTAIMARTRGIPAVVGAQALSETAVDGMVAIVDGGSGEVHLNPTSDEISFYEAKARTDADKQRQLHQLLNEPSTTTDGFCVELAANIGVPEDAIAAMENGAEGVGLFRSEFLFMNRHELPSEEEQFEAYRRAVSTMDGRPVIIRTMDIGGDKSLEYLNLPRELNPFLGYRAIRISLDQQSLFQTQVRAILRASHYGKVKIMYPMIATLEEVRQAKAGLEAAQEELQREGIAFDAGLEQGIMIEVPAAAISAEQLAPEVDFFSIGTNDLIQYTMAADRMNEKVSYLYQPYHPAILRLIKMVIDAAHHHGKWAGMCGEMAGDIRIVPILLGLGMDELSMSPSSILEVRELVRNSNQGNLRTLAEELIQQPSSTAVQELLQRYR